A DNA window from Janibacter sp. A1S7 contains the following coding sequences:
- the egtD gene encoding L-histidine N(alpha)-methyltransferase, whose product MTRAQLETDLRDGLWSSPPSLPPRWFYDERGSRLFDQITALPEYYPTRAEHEILQARSPEIIAITGARGVDELGAGTSAKTRVLLDALTAGGRRAVYAPLDISSEVLLETAAQLRSEYPTLTVEPAVADFLHLPPLVGEPGERLLLFLGGTIGNFTDAERDDFLAMVSQALAPGDHFLVGADLVKDPTRLTAAYDDAAGVTAQFDLNLIDVINRTVPVTGLHREDFAHEAVWDERASHIEMRLRAVRDVDADFTGIGRRWRLAKGEYLRTEISRKFRLEELHAELATHGLAPDGGWTDEAEDFSLTLARATG is encoded by the coding sequence GTGACCCGCGCCCAGCTCGAGACGGACCTGCGCGACGGCCTGTGGTCGAGTCCGCCCTCCCTGCCACCGCGATGGTTCTACGACGAGCGCGGCAGCCGGCTCTTCGACCAGATCACCGCCCTGCCGGAGTACTACCCCACACGGGCCGAGCACGAGATCCTGCAGGCCCGCAGCCCCGAGATCATCGCGATCACCGGAGCCCGTGGCGTGGACGAGCTCGGTGCCGGGACGTCCGCGAAGACCCGAGTGCTCCTGGACGCACTCACGGCCGGTGGTCGCCGTGCCGTGTACGCGCCGCTGGACATCAGCAGTGAGGTGTTGCTGGAGACCGCTGCCCAGCTGCGGTCGGAGTACCCGACGCTCACGGTCGAGCCCGCGGTCGCCGACTTCCTGCACCTCCCACCACTCGTCGGCGAGCCGGGCGAGCGGCTGCTGCTCTTCCTCGGGGGCACGATCGGCAACTTCACCGACGCCGAGCGCGACGACTTCCTCGCGATGGTGTCTCAGGCGCTCGCCCCGGGGGACCACTTCCTGGTGGGGGCGGACCTGGTCAAGGACCCCACCCGACTCACGGCCGCCTACGACGACGCCGCCGGGGTCACGGCGCAGTTCGACCTCAATCTCATCGACGTCATCAACCGCACGGTGCCGGTCACCGGCCTGCACCGCGAGGACTTCGCGCACGAGGCGGTCTGGGACGAGCGGGCCTCGCACATCGAGATGCGGCTGCGCGCCGTCCGCGACGTCGACGCGGACTTCACCGGCATCGGTCGGCGCTGGCGGTTGGCGAAGGGGGAGTACCTGCGCACGGAGATCTCCCGCAAGTTCCGCCTCGAGGAGCTGCACGCCGAGCTCGCCACGCACGGGTTGGC